The genomic region GGTGCAGGAGCTCAGTGCAAACCAATGGcttcctataaattttatttaacagggTTGTAAAACTGTTTACATCCTGTCTTTCCATTGCCCCAAATCCTGATCCTTGCAGAACTTCATGGTGGGGAGTTCGTGTCAAAAAGTAATTTAGATGGAGGGTCTTCTAGCCCAGGAGTGAGGATCCCAGGCTCTGTTCTGGGACCTGCCACTGGCTGCCCTTGTGTCTCTACTTCCCAgtctcattttctctgttctcgTTAATCAAGAATCAAAGGACCCTCCAGGGGACAAGATGAAGGGGAAAGAAATGATGTGCAAAGAAATCCTTGCATTCATGGGGGAAGAAAATGTTCTCCAAGAAGTTAAACGAAATAACACAGGTAAAGCATTTAGCTAGCACCTGGCACATGATATGTGCTCAACAGCTGTATGAAGTAGGTGCTCAACAGCTGTATGAGGATCGGGAGATGACTGTGCTGGAGCCAGAGGCACCTGCAGAGTTTCCTGGGTTGGCTGCTGGCAGGGAGAGTGCATTCCTGAGTTTGCCTGCGGGCTACAGTTGGTAGCACACCACAGCTCTGAGGAAAGTGACCTAACTTGGATTTTTCTGTATGGACAAAGCGTTGCAAGACATTCTCATTTGCATGGAGATGGGGAGTTTATTTTTCCTAGAAACTGCATGTCAAGACCCAGAAGGAAGAGTCATTTCATAATAATGATTAATCAGCTATAtctcaaagaggaaagaaaagaaaacaattaaggaAATAAGATGCTAAGAAAACAAGGGGAAAAACAATCTCCCCAAGGTGGACTCACCCAGTAAACCTTGACAGCATTTCCTCTTATCCACCTGCATAAAAATGACCAGCCCTTTCCAAATGGCAAAGAGCACCGGGAGAGGACACACAGAGCAGCCGCAGGCACCAGCAGAGGTGAGAGGCTCATGCAGTCCTTCCTTCGCATCCTTCACAGCTGCAGGGCAGCGACTGGACTTGTTAGCACTGTGCATGGCTCTGACGCCCCAGGTGCACCTTGCAGAATGTGGAGGAATACTTCATATAGGGGGCGAACTTTCTAGGATCTTATTTTCCGTGAGAAGAGATagagagtgggaaggaaggaagaaagcaaagaaaggaatggaaaggaaTCTCATGTCTTTATTATTGCTCTTTTGTTCCAGGAACGGTGCACTTTATAGtgtgttatcttttttaaattctttgcagttattaaatatctttttaaatgtcaGGAGCACCACTGGCTCCGCGGGACCCAATCAGAAATGGGTTCCTGTCTGTCTGGTGTGAAGGGAGCTACTGGGACGTCCAGGTGAGACGCCAGGGCAAACGGCGTGGGGAGTGGGGCCGCGCACCTGCAGGAAGACCTGGCTCGGGGCAGGCCTggcttgggcaggtcacttcacTTCTCTAGGTCTCAGGTCCCTCCTTGGCAAAATGGGGATACAAACAAAGCCTACttcacagggtggttgtgagcCTTAAATAGGATAGTGATGTAAAATGATCCACGAACTTGGCACGTAGGATAAACGTTACCTGCTACCCAAGTCTGCACGGGCCCAGGCGTCTGGGATGGCTTCACCGAGCTAAGGGAGGCATCTTCTCCGCAAAAGGTGTGAGGTTCGGGCATGGGGTGAGCAGGCGATGTCCCACTTCGTCCGAGGGTTACCTTGTCGGAAGAAAAACTGTACCCGCTTCCTAGTCACTTGGCTTTCTGGAAGCACCACGTGGCCTTCAGAGCGGACAGAGCTCTGGGGACTCTCCCCACGCCTCCCTGACAACGGGTCGATCTCCTTGTTTTGCTGGAAAGGAAGAGGTTGGGGAACGGGGACTCCGGCTCCTTAGCATAACGCCCGCCACCTGGTGAGGTCTCGACACACACCCGTGCCCACTCCCTGGGAATGACGCCCACTTATAAAGAGACGAGGCACAAAGGGTCCTCCAGCCAGGACGTGCTGTTTCTCGGCTTTCCGGAGAAGGGGCTGGGAATCCCGAGGAAGGTGCGGGGCGCGGAGGTGGGGAGCGGGGCGGTTGTGGCGCACACACGTGTGCTCTTCGTGGTTACAGCAGCAGGAACTGTCGTGGGGGTCAGAGGGGCGCCCACAGCCCGCAGCCGGCTCCCTGTCCTCCCCCGCCACACCTTGGGAAGGAGAGAGCGCAGCGGGCACCAGGGGGGACGCAGGGCAGAGGGCCGGCCTGTTCTCGCCTGTTGCCATGTCACTTACCAAGGCTAAGCTCTGTGTGAAGCGTGTGCAAGTGTGggggaaagcagagagagagagcacgcaATAAGCTTTGCCAGTATattttctgcccttttctctgtGCACGTTACATGGCACAATGTAAAGTGGTTAAATGAAGAGGCCGAGAGAaagacagaggcaggaagggTGAGAGAATGAGAAGAGGAGGCGATCGTCTCAGGATCCGGCCCTGCCCAGGAACTAGCCAGCTCCGCACGAGCCCCTCACGCCCCCCGGCTCAGCGGGCGATGGATGGGAAGTCGCCAACACGACCTCTGCCGTGGGCACCTCCCCTGGCTCCTCACCAAGGCTAACCAGTTACAGGAGATGTCATCGGCCTCTCTTTCCTATCTTCTCCAGAAGGCAAAATCTGCATAGTTGGCCACAATCGAATGATTTTAAGCAGATACACACTGGGGGTTTATAATAAAAAGGTTTTGTCTATTTCAGGGATAAACATAAAAGCCCAAATATGCTTTAATGGTTTTTCAGATCTGTTGCCTAATTCCTAGGGCATATTACCAGGCctctttttcctatttaatttattaaaaacaatgcttTTCACCCCTGTTGACAAAGTGAGCTGTGTTGAGTCACAGGAGAGAGAGATGCGCACAAATCTGCTCCCGGGGACTTGGGAGAGCTCTGTGCcttctgggggtggaggtgggggctggggtgggggtgcgggaGGACTCATATTCAATTGAGTCAAGGAACCCAGAGGAGACACAGGCCCCTGAAACTCCACAAGGCTGAGGTAGCGAGTCTTGTTCTCTTGAATGCCGCTTGGCCTGCCCTGCGGGGTCCTTGGGGGCCTTTTCTTTCATTGCCCCCCACCCTTGGCTGGGCAGCTGACTTCCACCCCTGTCTGCAGGCCATGAAGTTACAGTATGTTTCCCTCTGGCTCCTGGGCGCAGTGCTTATCTTGCGTGCAGCGCACACCCGTGGTCTTAGGAGGTGTCTCATTTCCATGGACATGCACCACATAGAAGAGAGTTTCCAAGAAATCAAAAGAGCCATCGTGAGTACGGGTTGGGGCAAAGGTGTGGACAAGGGGTGTGCCTCCTCTTAACGACTTTGCTTGAAAAGTGAGTTCCTTCTCGTTATCTTCAGTGTCTCAAGAGAACACAGAGTACTCATCGCTTGTGTCTGTTCTCATGTTTCTCTCCATAGCAAGCTAAGGACACCTTCCAAAATGTCACTATCCTGTCCACATCGGAGACCCTGCAGAGCATTAAGGTATTGATCTTGTCGGCTCTTTCCTGTTATTTTCATCTTCATGGTGAAGCGGCTCTGGGCTCAGAAAGAAATCCCCAACCCTGTCCCCTGCTCTTTCCTAATCTCCAGTGTCCCTCAAATGCACCAGGCTTCTCATGTGTCAACTGATGTGTCAGGGCACACTAGGGTCCTAGGGACTTGGAACCCCTGGGGAGGGATTAAAGATATGCTACTTCCCTACAGAGGGACCAGGAGAGCCAGGCACTCAAAGAGGACGGGATTTATGTGGCTTGGGGGTAATTTTGGAAGGTCCCCTGGAGAGAGCTGAGAAAATGAACAGTGACTTCAAAGCCAAGGAGGTTGTAGATTGGTAGATAAAAGGGAGGAAGGGATTCGGAGGGCATAAGAGCATGGTGTAAGGTCAGTGAAGGTAGGAACGTGTGTTGGGCACAGTGAGGTTTGTGATGGGGAAGACATGTAGGCAAGTGGTGAGTGATGAGGTAGTGAAACACCCTGGAGTCATCTCACAAAGACCCCTGAAGGCAGGCTGAGCCTCTGCCTTATGGTAGAGGCAGCAGAGAGTCACTGAAGGCTTTTGAGCCCAAGGTTATATGATCACAAAATGCTTTAGAAAGACAGTCTGGTGGCATCCTCGCAACGGACAGCTTGAGGCAGGAAAGCCAGTGGGAAGGTGAGTTTAACTGTCCAGACAGGAGGGGATAAGACTGTGTCGTGAAACAGTTGCCTCACCAGGCGataattcattttacaaaaggggCCACGAGAAATGCCTTTAAAACTGAGCTCCTCCAGTCCTTGGAAGCATTCTAGAAAGACCCAGGTTTCTCAGGGATTTATGTGACACAGTGTAAGGTGTATGTGCAGTGAGTGACTTTTTCCTTGGGCTTCTCTGCACATGTGAGAGAGACAAATGCCTTCATAATTCTTCTAGGCAGTGACTCATTCTTGGGGAAGAGATGTAGCCACTTACTAAATAGCATTCCAGCCAACTGTATTAGAGGCTCAAAAGATATCACAGCTGTAAGGGACCCAAAATACTTTCTATTCCTAAaccattattttcaaatgagaacATTGAGATCTTGGGAGGGAGAATGACTAGTTAGTGGCTGAGCCCCGCATAGACCCCAAGTTTATGTCTCCGACTCTAGACTCTTTCTCCTCTCATGGTCAAGAAATAGCTGATGTGAATAAGGAAAGGGGCCCATGAGGATTCAGGGCTTTATCatattcctttcctccttccctccctcctttccttctgccctccttccttccttcctctccccccttccttttttcttgtgcTCCTTTTTCTAGTACCACAATCTTTGATAACACAGAAGTGTGTAAGTCTTTGCCCTTTGGGTTCAGGGAGCTGGCAGGAgcggaggaaggaaggaggtagCGTTTGCCATCTAGGAAAAGCCGCCACTGGGGCTGGGGACTCTGCGCTTTCACTTCTAAGGAAGATGGATGTGCATCCTGCTGTGAGCCACTCCCACTTAGACCAAGTTAATCTTCTGCGGAGTAATTCACTGGCTcttggggtggtgggtggggtaCAAACTGCTGGAAGGAAATTCTATCCAGCCAGCTTCTCTGGGCTGTGCCTGGGAGTTTTAGGGGCCCTTTCTTGGAGACATCTGCTCTCTGTGGGCCTACCTAGATGTGCCCATTTCTGCAGCTGTCTGTCCCTTCTTGCAAAGCTCGGCCCCATTCAAATGCTCTGCATGGTTTAAAAAGGACAGACTGGAGGGGAGCCGAGCAGTGCGGCCCAGAGCAGGTGGCCAGAATGAACACAATGTCACTGCAGTTGAAGGGATGCATGCCCAGCACGAAGCCTGGCATGTCATAGCCCTCGAGTGTTGCCGGATGGGAGACATAACAGGGAGGCCCTCTGTATTGTAAGGAAGTACTTTTCAAGAAAGCTGCTCAGACAAAGGAGGTGCTTGATTCCTGGAAGGATTTAAGCAGAAGTTAGTGATGATACAGCTAGGAATACTGTGGGGAGAATCTAGTCAATGATGGGGTTCGGGGCCCTAGCCTTTGTTAATGTATCTCCTCGACATACAAAAAGAAGCGTTCGTGGGAATCTCCCCCCGCCATCTTTGTCCCAAATAGCTTTGACATGAGTAAGAGAATGAACGCTCTGAGACcatcataaattttttaaaaaatgactttttagtTCTCTCACTTCTTGCTATCTCATACTCAAATAGACTGCTTTGGTCTCTAAGGCAATGAGAGAAGAGGGCCTCTGGGAGTTTCTCTGATTTATGCCTTGCAGCCCTTAGATGCATGCTGCGTGACCAAGAACCTCCTAGCATTCTATGTGGACAGGGTGTTCAAGGATCATCAGGAGCTGAACCCCCAGATCTTGAGAAAAATCAGCAGCATTGCCAACTCTTTCCTCTACATGCAGAAAACCCTACGGCGCTGTGTGAGTCACCACGTCCTAATTCTAAGCATCTGTTCCCCGTCTGCCCCAGGGAGAGCCCTGGAGGTGCTGGCCCCGACTGGCCTTCTGATATGGTTGCCAGAGTCAAAGGAAATTCCTTGCCTGTCATCCAGATCCACAGGGAGAACTGTCGAGAACTTCTCCCAGTGGTCGCTGCTTCCCCAGGGCTTCCTGCCTGCTCACAGCTCAGCAGACGGGTCTCCTCATGGATAATCCTCCCGGGGTGACCAACTTGTGGCAAAGTATTCCTTAATCAGAGATGCACGCCAAGGGGTCCAGCCTCACCATAAGCATATCCCTAGCGTCTTTGCTTCTGGCCCTTTGGGGTTTCCGTACCAGGTAACCTCTGGGTCGTTCTTTGGAATAGCCTAGCCCTAAGCGCCACCTATAAATTCATTGTGCTCTATTAAAATCAAACATCAGAAACAAAACCATAACAAACTGATTCATTCTATCCCTATTCCTGCTAATGATTTCCTGTGTGACTTCATGGCAAGTGAtgtcacctctctgtgcctcagattctAAAGTTTTTAGAAGGGGTGGTGACCCCTGTCCTACTTACATTAATACAATAATGGAATCACATGGAATCATTTAACCAATTATATAAGCAATTAACTCAACAAGTGTATACTGAGTGCCTACGTTGTGGGGTTGCATCCACAGGGTGGTGACAAGGTAGACCAGACACAGGGCTTGCTCTCCTTGTGCTCTATAAATCCAGAAGAAGCAACAGCCATGGTCAAATGCAGGTGACTCTGCAAACAAGCCCTATTCTCCCCTGTCTGCTGTCACTTGAGTTTACTCACCTGACTCTCACTGTGAAAGCAAGGAGAAATGTCACTTCTTGTGTGGCTAGGGGTTGGCAGTCAGAGCATGCCAGGGTGGAAATGTCCCCTGATAGGAGCTGCCTCTACTTTATTGCAGCAGAAGCAGAGGCAGTGTCACTGCAGGCAGGAAGCCACCAATGCAACCAGGATTGTTCACGACAACTATGATCAGGTAAGTTCTGGGCAGAGGACGGGGAAGGTGGAAGATGAATGGGAGAAGCCTGAATGAGACAGTGCCAAGCCTTCAGCCTCCTCTCCgctcaaattcattcattcactccataAGTGTAATTGTGGGCTTTCCCAGTCCTACCTCATTTGCTAATTGCCTGGGCTCCACCTCTCCATCATccctcctctgttttcttataGCCTCAGTATCAGGCCTGACCTGTATTACCGTTTGGAGAAGGCACATACTGTGTAGGATGAGGGTGGGACACAGGGAGCTAAGATCCGCTGTGAATTGTGAGCTGTTACGCGTGAAACAAGTTACCTGCGTGATGTCCTTGTGGTCAGTACCTGCCATCAGCATTCCGCGTGGTGAGGAAGGCACAGTGCTTCTCCTGCAGATGCTGGTGGAGACCAGAGTGCGCATCTCACGTGGACTAGACGGGGAAGCCGTGCTTCTCGTGCGCATCGTTTGAAGATCTTGCTCaatgcagattctggttcagCGGGGCTGGGATGACCCCTGAGTTTCTGCATTTAGATCACACTCCCAAACGCTACCAACCCTTTGACTAGCAAGGAGGGAGGACGTCGGTTCAGAGCTCTGCTTCTTTGTGGAGAGGCTCTATAGGATAATATTACAGAAATAGCTAAAAGTCATGTGGTTGCTACTATGAgccaggtattgttctaagtGCACTACGAGTATTAACACAGCTGTCCTTTACAACAATGCTGAGTCATTGTTTGCACTGGATAAATGCAGAAACCGAGGCACAAGCAGGTTAAGTACCTTAAGTTCCTGCTGGGACCGTGTGGTGGATGGAGGTAGGATTTGATCACACGCTGGCTGGCTCTACAGGACATGCTTTTAGATCTTGCCACCTCCTTGAAGTCTGCTGAAGGAGGTGAAATAAGTCGGGAGACTTGGGTTCTAGTTCCAGCTCTGTTACTAAATGGCTGGGCAACACTGCGGTGGACACTTATCCTTTCATATGTCAAATGGGGGCAACACGCTCTCCCCGCCCCCTGTACAGCACCACAGGGATTAAGACTTCCTGGGAGCACAGCAGGGCTAACACGAGCCAGCgtgcaaaggaaaataaacaggaaaactgGCCGggaaggcagattttttttttttttctgtgaaaaagaaggggaaaaataaaacaacagaaaaaaaagaatgaagcattttttattttatttataaggaaCTGACATGATTTAACTGCTTGTTTGTGGGGGAAAAAGTTTGGTCGCCTGTTAGGAACACAATTTTGAGTCTGTATGCTATGCAAATCTATTTGATGAGTAAAAAGAAAACCTTGTGGGGACCAGAATATGGGGAAAGTGAATTGAAAACTATTGCACAGTCTAGAAAGGCAGGTTCTCACGATGGTTTCGCGGGTTTCAGCTGGAGATCCGCGCTGCCGCCGTGAAGTCCCTGGGAGAGCTCGACGTCTTTCTGGCCTGGATTGACAAGAATCACCAAGAAACTTCGGCTGCTTGATGACGTGGCACCTGTCGAATAATCCAGGGATGAACACCCCCTGTGCGGTTTTCTGGGGGAGACAGCCTGCTTTGAAGGGGAGGGGACCGGGGAAGGCCCCCGTGTTTAGCCAGACGAGAAAGCTCTCTGTTGATGTGGAATTCCTTCCCCCGGGGCTGGGGAGAATCTGGGTTCAAGCAGATCTCACCCTGCAGCTGCGAGTCCCACTGGCTGGCCTCGGGCTGCCTGATCCCGCCTGAACATCGCCGAATAGTCCACTGtggcatttataataaaatatgtctgTTGAAAGGTCCTGTAGGACATCCTGGAAGGAAAATGTCAGCTCCCCCTCCGCTAATTTATTGTGAAATTGTGTATCCCGTGTCTGTGATGTGAGCGAGTGATATCCCGTAGTACATATTATACGGACTGATGTTCCTGAATAAACTTTGTACTTTACCTGTGAGTGGAAGTGTCTTCTGATTCAGGAAGAGTCAGTCAAGGAATCATAAATGGAGACTGTTAGAAAGGAAAGGggcctttaaaaacataatagaCGGGGAAGCTAAGGCCTAGAGGGGACCAAGAATATACCTGGGCTCCCAAAGCAGGTTAGTGTGGAAAAGGGGTCCGGACTGGGCCTCCAAATTTCCCAGCCCGCACCCTTTCCTGATCAGGAAGGGATGGAGGGGCTCTGACCACTGACTCCTTCTTGACATCGCACCATTTCGGatcttctttctctgtgtctgtcttctctctctctctgtttgtctctggtttttctctgtatttctctccctctgttatttctttcttactgCTTCCATCCCAACCTAGACATGTCTTCCCTCACCCCAATGCATTCTCCACGGTGTATGCATTGGGCTGGAAGAGGGTGTTCAGACAGAAGGATGGTCCTCG from Lemur catta isolate mLemCat1 chromosome 23, mLemCat1.pri, whole genome shotgun sequence harbors:
- the IL19 gene encoding interleukin-19; its protein translation is MKLQYVSLWLLGAVLILRAAHTRGLRRCLISMDMHHIEESFQEIKRAIQAKDTFQNVTILSTSETLQSIKPLDACCVTKNLLAFYVDRVFKDHQELNPQILRKISSIANSFLYMQKTLRRCQKQRQCHCRQEATNATRIVHDNYDQLEIRAAAVKSLGELDVFLAWIDKNHQETSAA